The Manis javanica isolate MJ-LG chromosome 2, MJ_LKY, whole genome shotgun sequence genome contains a region encoding:
- the LOC140845508 gene encoding LOW QUALITY PROTEIN: phospholipid-transporting ATPase FetA-like (The sequence of the model RefSeq protein was modified relative to this genomic sequence to represent the inferred CDS: inserted 3 bases in 3 codons; substituted 2 bases at 2 genomic stop codons), translating to MAQGHLVHTNIFQGFATEGLQTLMVAYRELDGAFFQSWSKKHSEACLSLENRENKVSDVYEEFEKDLMLLGAAAIEDKLQYGVPETTTTLNXAKIKMCVLTGDKQETAVNIAYACSIFEDEKDGMFIVEDKDDETVWQELRSARNKMKPKSLLESDPVNNYLTMKPKIPFKIPEEVPSGNYGLVINGYSLAHALEGNLELELLRTACMCKGVICCRMTPLQKAQVVEMVKRYKNVMTLAIGDGANDISMIKAAHIGVGISGQEGMQAMLNSDYTFSRFHYLQRLLLVHGRWSYNRTCKFLSYFFYKNFAFTLVNLWYAFYSGFSAQVRGQVMFFPLVSGVFSNHPQFSQLRPFSPLETSVWCAAIHDTWFITFYNLXYTSLPVLGSSLFDQDANETWNLRFPELYEPGQHNLYFNKKEFVKCLVHGIYSSFVLFFVPMGTIYNSVCSDGKEISNNQYFSLIVQTSLLWVVTTQIALETTCWMMVSHFFTWGSLGFYFCILFFLYSDGXCLMVPSVFQFLGVVRNTLSQPQLWLSVVFSMGLSMLPVTGYQFLKLLXWPVSMDKVVDRNHHSVRQPLPPPVLTKLKHMSSHCSTXAFSHKQGFGTPITSGKTMKAKLPKKNSFPFKK from the exons ATGG cccagggccactTAGTGCACACAAATATCTTCCAGGGTTTTGCCACTGAAGGCCTTCAGACTCTCATGGTGGCCTACCGAGAACTGGACGGTGCATTCTTCCAGTCCTGGAGCAAGAAGCACAGTGAAGCCTGCCTGTCGTTGGAGAATCGGGAAAATAAAGTATCAGATGTCTATGAAGAGTTCGAAAAAGACTTGATG CTGTTAGGGGCCGCAGCCATAGAAGACAAGCTGCAGTATGGAGTACCTGAGACAACCACCACCCTGAACTGAGccaaaattaaaatgtgtgttttaacTGGAGATAAACAAG AGACTGCTGTGAACATTGCCTATGCCTGTAGCATATTTGAGGATGAAAAGGATGGGATGTTCATTGTGGAAGACAAGGATGATGAGACTGTTTGGCAAGAACTCAG GTCAGCAAGGAACAAGATGAAACCCAAGTCTCTGCTGGAATCAGACCCAGTAAACAATTATCTCACCATGAAACCAAAAATACCCTTCAAAATACCTGAGGAGGTGCCCAGTGGCAACTATGGCTTGGTCATCAATGGCTACAGTCTG GCCCATGCTCTAGAAGGAAACTTGGAGTTGGAACTGCTGCGAACAGCATGCATGTGTAAGGGGGTGATCTGCTGTCGGATGACACCCCTTCAGAAGGCCCAGGTGGTAGAAATGGTGAAGAGGTACAAGAATGTGATGACACTGGCCATCGGGGATGGGGCCAATGACATCAGCATGATCAAAG CTGCCCACATTGGGGTTGGCATCAGCGGCCAGGAGGGAATGCAGGCCATGCTCAACAGTGACTACACTTTCTCCCGGTTCCACTATCTTCAGCGTCTACTCTTGGTCCATGGCCGCTGGTCCTATAATCGCACGTGCAAGTTTCTCAGCTACTTCTTTTACAAAAACTTTGCCTTCACCCTGGTGAACCTCTGGTATGCCTTCTACAGCGGATTTTCTGCACAGGTAAGAGGTCAGGTGATGTTCTTCCCTCTGGTCAGTGGGGTCTTCTCTAATCATCCCCAATTTAGCCAGCTCAGACCTTTTTCTCCTCTAGAGACCAGTGTATGGTGTGCTGCCATCCAT GATACCTGGTTTATCACTTTCTACAACC GCTacacctccctccctgtcctgggCTCGAGTCTGTTTGACCAG GATGCAAATGAAACATGGAACCTACGTTTCCCAGAGCTGTATGAGCCAGGCCAGCACAACCTCTATTTCAACAAGAAAGAATTTGTGAAGTGTTTAGTGCATGGGATCTACAGTTCCTTCGTGCTGTTCTTTGTCCCCATGGGAACCATTTACAACTCAGTGTGCAGTGATGGGAAGGAAATCTCCAACAACCAGTACTTCTCCCTGATAGTACAGACCTCCTTACTCTGGGTGGTCACAACGCAG ATTGCCCTGGAGACAACCTGCTGGATGATGGTAAGCCACTTCTTCACCTGGGGTAGCCTGGGTTTCTACTTTTGCATCTTATTCTTCCTGTACAGTGATG TGTGCCTGATGGTCCCCAGTGTCTTCCAGTTCCTAG GTGTGGTCAGGAACACTCTGAGCCAGCCACAACTGTGGCTGAGTGTTGTCTTCAGCATGGGCCTCTCTATGTTGCCTGTGACTGGGTACCAATTTCTCAAACTAC TCTGGCCTGTCAGCATGGACAAG GTCGTCGACAGAAATCACCATTCCGTGAGACAGCCGCTGCCGCCCCCAGTCCTGACCAAACTGAAGCACATGAGTTCTCATTGCTCCACCTAAGCGTTCTCCCACAAACAGGGCTTCGGAACCCCCATCACCTCTGGCAAGACAATGAAGGCCAAGTTGCCCAAGAAAAAcagctttccttttaaaaagtag